One stretch of Chloroflexia bacterium SDU3-3 DNA includes these proteins:
- a CDS encoding TerC family protein, producing MDVSVWIWVGFIAFVLAMLAIDLGVFNRKAHAPSMREAGMWTVVWVTLAAIFAGVIFLWEGHDAGMQFVTGYLIEYSLSVDNIFVFVLLFGAFRVPPAYQHRVLFWGILGALIMRGAMIILGAALLERFEWIIYVFGAFLVYSGLKLIFQGDEEEEVHPEGNLLVRIVRRFLPVAQDYHGERFLVRQGGKLMITPLLIVLLIVESTDLIFAVDSIPAIFAVTRDPFLVFTSNVFAILGLRSLYFLLANVVGKFYYLRHALSVILTFVGIKMLWPEITVLLTGEAHHISIGLSLSVILGALALAVLASFIRARRQPAEPDAPADAPAEPVLHG from the coding sequence ATGGATGTCAGTGTGTGGATCTGGGTTGGGTTTATTGCATTTGTTCTTGCCATGCTTGCGATCGATCTTGGCGTGTTTAATCGCAAGGCCCACGCCCCATCAATGCGCGAAGCAGGAATGTGGACGGTGGTGTGGGTGACGCTCGCCGCTATCTTCGCCGGGGTGATCTTCCTGTGGGAGGGCCACGACGCGGGGATGCAGTTTGTTACCGGCTACCTGATCGAATATTCGCTCAGCGTTGACAACATATTTGTCTTTGTTCTGCTGTTCGGCGCCTTCCGCGTGCCACCGGCCTACCAGCACCGCGTGCTGTTCTGGGGCATCCTGGGCGCGCTGATCATGCGCGGCGCTATGATCATCCTCGGCGCGGCCCTGCTGGAGCGCTTCGAGTGGATCATCTACGTGTTTGGCGCATTCCTGGTCTACAGCGGCCTCAAGCTGATCTTTCAGGGCGACGAGGAGGAGGAGGTCCACCCCGAGGGCAACCTGCTGGTGCGGATCGTGCGGCGGTTCCTGCCAGTGGCGCAGGACTACCACGGCGAGCGCTTCCTGGTGCGCCAGGGCGGCAAGCTGATGATCACGCCGCTGCTGATCGTGCTGCTGATCGTGGAGAGCACCGACCTGATCTTCGCGGTGGACTCGATCCCGGCGATCTTCGCGGTGACGCGCGACCCCTTCCTAGTGTTCACGTCGAACGTGTTCGCCATCCTGGGCCTGCGCTCGCTGTACTTCCTGCTGGCCAATGTGGTGGGCAAGTTCTACTACCTGCGCCACGCCCTGTCGGTCATCCTCACGTTTGTGGGCATCAAGATGCTGTGGCCCGAGATCACGGTGCTGCTCACCGGCGAGGCCCACCATATCTCGATCGGCCTGTCGCTGAGCGTCATCCTGGGCGCGCTGGCGCTGGCGGTGCTGGCCTCGTTCATCCGCGCGCGCAGGCAGCCTGCCGAGCCCGATGCGCCTGCCGATGCCCCCGCCGAGCCGGTGCTGCACGGCTAG
- a CDS encoding cellulase family glycosylhydrolase, with the protein MILALVAALVLASTALIACSHTSLTQAQLAGLPTPVAQGAPPVVVPSLMPTLTIQPYQPTSAPAPTPTIQPVGPGGLAFPLRTQRLEFGAASHLFYTERYTPLTMAREAGFTWVRQQIHWKDQEGPAGNYVWGELESIINDVDAQGLKLLISIVQSPDFYTLNGGSGMPANPETLGNFVAALTERYKGKIGAIEIWNEQNLAYENGGQVSVKDAGHYVELLKAAYTRIKAVDPNVYVIAGPPASTAVNAPGVAVDDLSYFKAMYAYQNGIIRNYMDAQAVHPGGSANPPDTLWPDSPSAADGWTTDRTFYFRRVEDVRALMVEYGMERTPIWITEFGWATANSSPGFEFGNQVSYDQQAEYIVGAMRRTAEQYPWVGAMFLWNLNFAPIKAQQGEPTHEQASFSIVNGDYSPRPSYTAIQQYIAQLRASGR; encoded by the coding sequence ATCATCCTGGCGCTGGTGGCGGCGCTGGTGCTCGCCAGCACTGCCCTGATCGCCTGCTCGCATACCAGCCTGACCCAGGCCCAGCTGGCTGGGCTGCCCACCCCGGTGGCCCAGGGCGCGCCGCCGGTGGTAGTGCCCTCGCTGATGCCCACGCTCACCATCCAGCCCTACCAGCCCACCTCGGCCCCGGCACCCACGCCTACCATCCAGCCGGTCGGGCCGGGCGGCCTCGCCTTCCCGCTGCGCACCCAGCGGCTAGAGTTCGGCGCGGCCTCGCACCTGTTCTACACCGAGCGCTACACGCCGCTGACCATGGCGCGCGAGGCCGGGTTCACCTGGGTGCGCCAGCAGATCCACTGGAAGGATCAGGAGGGGCCTGCGGGCAACTATGTGTGGGGCGAGCTGGAGTCGATCATCAACGATGTGGATGCCCAGGGCCTGAAGCTGCTGATCTCGATCGTGCAGTCGCCCGACTTCTACACGCTGAACGGCGGCAGCGGCATGCCCGCCAACCCCGAGACGCTAGGCAACTTCGTGGCGGCGCTGACCGAGCGCTACAAGGGCAAGATCGGCGCGATCGAGATCTGGAACGAGCAGAATCTGGCCTACGAGAACGGCGGACAGGTGTCGGTGAAGGATGCCGGGCACTATGTGGAGCTGCTGAAGGCCGCCTACACGCGGATCAAGGCGGTGGACCCTAATGTGTATGTGATCGCCGGGCCGCCCGCATCCACTGCGGTGAACGCGCCCGGCGTGGCGGTGGACGACCTGAGCTACTTCAAGGCCATGTACGCCTACCAGAACGGGATCATCCGCAACTACATGGATGCGCAGGCCGTGCACCCCGGCGGCTCGGCCAACCCGCCCGACACCCTCTGGCCCGACAGCCCCAGCGCGGCAGATGGCTGGACGACCGACCGCACGTTCTATTTCCGGCGGGTGGAGGATGTGCGCGCGCTGATGGTGGAGTACGGGATGGAGCGCACGCCGATCTGGATCACCGAGTTCGGCTGGGCTACGGCCAACAGCTCGCCGGGCTTCGAGTTCGGCAACCAGGTCTCGTACGATCAGCAGGCCGAGTATATCGTGGGGGCCATGCGCCGCACCGCCGAGCAGTACCCATGGGTGGGTGCGATGTTCCTCTGGAACCTGAACTTCGCGCCGATCAAGGCCCAGCAGGGCGAGCCGACCCACGAGCAGGCCTCATTCTCGATCGTGAACGGCGACTACTCGCCGAGGCCATCCTACACCGCCATCCAGCAGTATATCGCGCAGCTGCGGGCCAGCGGTCGCTAG
- a CDS encoding bifunctional N-acetylglucosamine-1-phosphate uridyltransferase/glucosamine-1-phosphate acetyltransferase yields MSTQLSIVVIAAGEGSRMRSSLPKVLHPLAGRTMLGHVLATAESLGSKHTVVVLAEHTIEQVRATFGPHFSYVVQAQRLGTGHAVLQAQPLLSQAQGDVLVLYGDSPLIQPDTVRLLVEQRRASGAALALLSFQAELPHSYGRVVRDASGAVSALVEERNATPEQRVITEANSGFMAFDAQWLWRRLPQVPLNPAKGEYYLTDLVGMAVAEFGPGGAIAVPAPDPRDAWGCNDQQQLADAARVLYQRHLAALMGAGVRVVDPATTYVDAGVTVGRDSVLLPGTMLCGSTSVGQGCRIGPHTTLTDAAVGDGAHITYAVVDGAAIAPGAQVGPFAHVRGAES; encoded by the coding sequence ATGAGCACTCAACTCTCCATCGTTGTGATCGCGGCGGGCGAAGGCTCGCGCATGCGGTCATCGCTGCCCAAAGTGCTGCACCCGCTGGCCGGGCGCACCATGCTCGGTCACGTGCTGGCCACCGCCGAGTCGCTTGGATCGAAACACACCGTTGTGGTGCTGGCCGAACATACCATCGAGCAGGTGCGAGCCACGTTTGGCCCGCATTTTTCATATGTGGTGCAGGCGCAGCGGCTGGGCACCGGCCACGCCGTGCTGCAGGCCCAGCCACTGCTATCCCAGGCCCAGGGCGACGTGCTGGTACTCTACGGCGACTCGCCGCTGATCCAGCCCGACACCGTGCGGCTGCTGGTGGAGCAGCGCCGCGCCAGCGGGGCCGCGCTGGCCCTGCTCAGCTTCCAGGCCGAGCTGCCGCACAGCTACGGGCGCGTGGTGCGCGACGCCAGCGGCGCGGTGTCCGCCCTTGTCGAGGAGCGCAACGCCACCCCCGAGCAGCGCGTGATCACCGAGGCCAACAGCGGCTTCATGGCCTTCGACGCGCAGTGGCTGTGGCGCAGGCTGCCCCAGGTGCCGCTCAACCCGGCCAAGGGCGAGTACTACCTGACCGACCTGGTGGGCATGGCCGTGGCCGAATTCGGGCCAGGCGGCGCGATCGCCGTGCCCGCGCCCGACCCGCGCGACGCCTGGGGCTGCAACGACCAGCAGCAGCTGGCCGACGCCGCCAGGGTGCTCTACCAGCGCCACCTGGCCGCGCTCATGGGCGCGGGCGTGCGCGTGGTGGACCCGGCCACCACCTATGTGGATGCGGGCGTGACCGTGGGCCGCGACAGCGTGCTGCTGCCAGGCACCATGCTGTGCGGCAGCACCAGCGTGGGCCAGGGCTGCCGCATCGGCCCGCACACCACGCTCACCGACGCCGCCGTGGGCGACGGCGCGCACATCACCTACGCCGTGGTCGATGGAGCCGCCATCGCGCCAGGGGCGCAGGTGGGGCCGTTCGCCCATGTGCGAGGCGCAGAATCCTAA
- a CDS encoding DUF507 family protein, producing MKLSPAKIEDISERLIDQLAEIDGVLFQAEDGAIRIAMRDIITDELMIEEKLDAEVHKMLQAYKYEITMGRMSYDDLFKKIRSRLILERKIVL from the coding sequence ATGAAACTCTCACCTGCCAAGATCGAGGATATCTCGGAAAGGCTGATCGACCAGCTGGCCGAGATCGATGGGGTGCTGTTCCAGGCCGAGGATGGGGCCATCCGCATCGCCATGCGCGATATCATCACCGACGAGCTGATGATCGAGGAGAAGCTCGACGCCGAGGTGCACAAGATGCTCCAGGCCTACAAATACGAGATCACCATGGGCCGCATGAGCTACGACGACCTGTTCAAGAAAATCCGATCTCGCCTGATCCTAGAGCGCAAGATCGTGCTCTAG